A genomic segment from Nodularia sphaerocarpa UHCC 0038 encodes:
- a CDS encoding nitrate ABC transporter ATP-binding protein (This model describes the ATP binding subunits of ATP-binding cassette (ABC) transporters for nitrate transport, or for bicarbonate transport, in bacteria and archaea.), which translates to MTTFVEVDHVDRVFDLPNGGKYIALKNIELKIKEGEFVSLIGHSGCGKSTLLNIIAGLDRASIGGVTLEGREIRDPSPDRMVVFQNYSLLPWLTVRENIALAVDEVYKHQPQGQRRGIVEEHIDMVGLRLAATKRPHELSGGMKQRVAIARALATRPKLLLLDEPFGALDALTRGSLQAQLMKICNEHNVTCVMVTHDVDEALLLSDRVIMLTNGPEAHIGQILEVPISRPRERLEVVKHPSYYKLRNEIIYFLNQQKQEKKRKAQQTPVSVGTSHRGLEKVNLDIGFMPLTDAAPLIIAHEKGFFAKYGLEKITLSRASNWNEIAKNVATGKSDAAQMLAGMPLAMTLGAGGKTPTCIVNALNLSRNANAITLSKNLYNQGVRTPADLKAVINASPDKIITLGVVHPTSMQNLILRYWLAAGGIDPDTDVSLSVIPPMEMVDQLKAGNIDGYCAGEPWNYIAVHEGFGFVAATALEIWSGQPKKVLGVREDWAHQHPQTYQALIKGLLEACKYCDEPRNREEILKLICRPEYLNVDPAYVRPGFIDPYNRGDGNKPEQLTAYNQFYLNKTNYPNRTEILWMVTQLARWGLVPFPKNWVEVIERVCRTDVFGAAARDLGLLDIGWDDPIHLFDGKVFNSSEPIEYLKSLEIKRQIRIEEIFI; encoded by the coding sequence ATGACTACTTTTGTTGAGGTTGACCACGTTGATCGGGTTTTTGATTTGCCGAATGGGGGTAAGTATATTGCTCTCAAAAATATTGAGTTGAAAATTAAAGAGGGGGAATTTGTTTCTTTAATTGGACACTCTGGTTGTGGTAAATCTACTCTGCTGAATATTATTGCAGGTCTTGATAGGGCAAGTATTGGTGGTGTGACTTTGGAAGGGCGGGAAATTCGAGACCCTAGCCCAGACAGGATGGTAGTATTTCAAAATTATTCGCTGCTTCCTTGGTTGACAGTACGGGAAAATATCGCTTTGGCTGTGGATGAGGTGTATAAACATCAACCCCAAGGTCAACGTCGGGGGATTGTTGAAGAACATATTGACATGGTAGGACTGCGCCTAGCGGCGACTAAGCGTCCTCATGAGTTGTCTGGGGGAATGAAACAACGGGTGGCGATCGCCCGCGCTTTGGCTACTCGTCCGAAGTTGTTGCTATTAGATGAACCCTTTGGGGCGCTGGATGCTTTGACCAGGGGGAGTTTGCAAGCACAATTAATGAAAATCTGTAACGAACACAATGTTACTTGTGTGATGGTGACACACGATGTGGATGAAGCTTTATTATTGAGCGATCGCGTCATTATGCTCACCAATGGCCCAGAAGCACACATTGGGCAAATTCTGGAAGTGCCTATTTCTCGCCCCCGTGAACGATTGGAAGTAGTCAAACACCCCAGTTACTACAAGCTGCGGAACGAGATTATATACTTCCTCAACCAACAAAAGCAAGAGAAAAAACGCAAAGCACAGCAAACGCCCGTATCAGTGGGGACATCTCACAGAGGCTTAGAAAAAGTCAATCTAGATATTGGCTTTATGCCTTTAACTGATGCAGCACCCTTAATTATTGCCCATGAAAAAGGTTTCTTTGCCAAATACGGCTTAGAAAAAATTACCCTCAGCCGTGCTTCTAATTGGAACGAAATCGCCAAAAATGTTGCTACAGGAAAATCAGATGCGGCTCAAATGCTGGCGGGAATGCCTTTAGCCATGACTTTGGGTGCTGGTGGTAAAACACCGACTTGCATAGTTAACGCCCTGAATCTCTCCCGCAACGCTAACGCTATCACCTTAAGCAAAAACTTATACAACCAAGGCGTAAGAACCCCGGCTGACCTCAAAGCAGTAATTAATGCTTCTCCTGACAAAATTATCACATTGGGTGTAGTACATCCCACCTCAATGCAGAACTTAATTCTGCGTTACTGGCTAGCAGCTGGGGGGATAGATCCTGATACAGATGTCAGCTTGAGTGTAATTCCACCAATGGAAATGGTTGACCAACTCAAAGCCGGCAATATTGACGGTTACTGTGCCGGCGAACCCTGGAATTACATTGCTGTACATGAAGGCTTCGGATTTGTCGCCGCTACCGCCTTAGAAATTTGGTCAGGACAGCCGAAAAAAGTGCTGGGAGTCCGGGAAGATTGGGCGCATCAGCATCCACAAACCTATCAGGCGCTAATTAAAGGACTGTTAGAAGCCTGTAAATACTGTGATGAACCCCGCAACCGCGAAGAAATTCTCAAATTAATCTGTCGTCCTGAATATCTGAATGTAGATCCAGCGTATGTCCGTCCTGGTTTCATTGATCCTTATAATCGGGGTGATGGTAACAAACCAGAGCAACTTACAGCATACAACCAGTTTTACCTTAATAAAACCAACTATCCCAATCGCACCGAAATTTTATGGATGGTGACTCAACTAGCGCGTTGGGGCTTAGTACCATTTCCTAAAAATTGGGTAGAAGTAATTGAAAGAGTTTGTCGTACAGATGTATTTGGTGCAGCTGCGAGAGATTTAGGTTTGCTGGATATCGGTTGGGATGATCCTATTCATTTATTTGATGGCAAAGTTTTTAATTCTTCTGAGCCAATTGAGTATCTTAAGAGTTTGGAAATTAAACGACAGATTCGCATTGAAGAAATATTCATTTAA
- a CDS encoding phosphate-starvation-inducible PsiE family protein: protein MRHLFRKIGNLARDDHFMHLIEHFEVLVSKVLSLAMVVVIIVAIFDLVIYLINELFTSKYGEFNKILFTIFGLFLNILIALEILENITAYLRKHVVQVELVIVTSLIAVARKIIILDLGKVTGVDIIGLGVAVLALSISYWIIRSSNIRH, encoded by the coding sequence ATGAGGCATCTATTCAGAAAGATTGGGAATCTTGCTAGGGACGATCATTTTATGCACCTGATAGAACACTTTGAGGTGCTTGTCTCCAAGGTATTGTCACTAGCAATGGTAGTGGTAATTATAGTCGCCATTTTTGATTTAGTAATTTACCTAATTAATGAACTATTTACTAGTAAATATGGCGAATTTAATAAAATTTTATTTACAATTTTTGGATTATTTTTAAACATTTTAATTGCTTTAGAAATATTAGAAAATATCACAGCTTATCTTCGCAAACACGTTGTTCAAGTTGAGTTAGTTATTGTTACTTCCTTAATTGCAGTTGCGCGTAAAATTATTATTCTTGATTTAGGAAAAGTCACAGGTGTTGATATCATTGGTTTAGGAGTTGCAGTTTTAGCTCTATCGATTAGTTATTGGATTATTCGTAGCAGCAATATCAGACATTAA
- a CDS encoding molybdopterin oxidoreductase family protein, with amino-acid sequence MTEFTKTLCPYCGVGCGLEVSPPAQLAKATNRDSQGNPIWRVRGDKSHPSSKGMVCVKGATIAESLDKSRLHYPMVRDSLNQEFRRVSWDEVFNIITQRIQRVRSTQGADAICMYGSGQFQTEDYYIAQKLLKGCLGTNNFDANSRLCMSSAVSGYIQSFGSDGPPCCYEDLDLTDCAFLIGTNTAECHPIVFNRLVKHHKKNRHVKIIVVDPRRTPTAEAADLHLAIRPGTDIDLMNGMAHLLMRWNYIDIGFIDDCTSNFSEYAEVIRHYPPEVAARQCGISIEDLETAARYWGESQRVLSLWSMGVNQSSEGTAKVRTIINLHLMTGQVGKPGAGPFSLTGQPNAMGGREAGGLAHLLPGYRLVKNPQHRAEVEQFWGLEPGQISPNPGLTAWDMITSLENDAVGLLWIAATNPAVSMPDLERTKKALLRSPLTIYQDAYYPTETSAYAHILLPAAQWGEKTGVMTNSERTVTLCQAFRQPPREAKADWEIFAEVGRRLGFEKEFAFANSSQVYAEFVQLTGDRLCDMTGISHEQLQIDGPTQWPHPNQGSGESKRLYTDLRFRTPDGRARFGAYYSKGLAEPPDSNYPFVLTTGRLYGHWHTQTRTGHIEKIRKMHPEPFIEIHPRDAARLNITDNQIVEVRSRRGKTKFPAKITKAIAPGTVFIPMHWGALWADDAEANTLTHPESCPDSLQPELKACAVQLAPVNAELLVGQHELQGLHY; translated from the coding sequence ATGACTGAATTTACTAAAACTCTTTGTCCTTACTGCGGTGTGGGCTGTGGACTGGAAGTTTCACCGCCGGCGCAATTGGCAAAAGCAACTAATCGAGATAGTCAGGGAAATCCAATTTGGCGGGTACGAGGTGATAAATCTCATCCGTCAAGTAAAGGGATGGTTTGTGTTAAGGGTGCAACCATAGCGGAATCTTTGGATAAAAGTAGATTACATTACCCAATGGTGCGGGATTCTTTAAATCAAGAGTTTCGCCGAGTTAGTTGGGATGAAGTTTTTAATATTATTACGCAACGCATCCAAAGGGTACGCAGCACCCAGGGGGCAGATGCTATTTGTATGTATGGTTCTGGTCAGTTTCAAACTGAAGATTACTATATAGCTCAGAAACTTCTTAAAGGATGTCTAGGTACTAATAATTTTGATGCCAATTCGCGTTTATGTATGTCTAGTGCTGTGTCTGGATATATTCAAAGTTTTGGCTCAGATGGACCTCCTTGCTGTTATGAAGATTTAGATTTAACTGATTGTGCATTTTTAATTGGTACGAATACGGCGGAATGTCACCCCATCGTTTTTAACAGGTTGGTAAAACATCATAAAAAGAATCGCCACGTCAAAATAATTGTGGTTGACCCTCGGCGCACACCAACGGCTGAAGCTGCTGATTTACATTTAGCTATTCGTCCCGGTACAGATATTGATTTGATGAATGGGATGGCTCATTTATTGATGCGCTGGAACTATATTGATATCGGTTTTATTGATGACTGTACGAGCAATTTTTCAGAATACGCTGAGGTGATTCGTCATTACCCCCCAGAAGTTGCGGCGCGTCAATGTGGTATCAGTATTGAAGATTTAGAAACCGCAGCTCGGTACTGGGGGGAATCTCAACGGGTGCTTTCTCTGTGGTCAATGGGTGTAAATCAATCCAGTGAAGGTACGGCGAAGGTCAGAACAATCATTAATCTGCATTTGATGACTGGACAAGTTGGTAAACCAGGAGCAGGACCTTTTTCTCTTACGGGTCAGCCGAATGCGATGGGAGGTAGAGAAGCCGGGGGTTTGGCGCATTTGTTACCGGGTTATCGTTTGGTAAAAAATCCCCAACATCGTGCTGAAGTTGAGCAGTTTTGGGGTTTAGAACCTGGGCAAATTTCACCTAATCCGGGTTTAACTGCTTGGGATATGATTACTAGTTTGGAAAATGACGCTGTAGGTTTATTGTGGATTGCGGCGACTAATCCGGCTGTGAGTATGCCAGATTTAGAACGAACGAAGAAGGCTTTATTGCGATCGCCTTTAACAATTTACCAAGATGCGTATTATCCCACAGAAACCTCTGCTTACGCTCACATTCTTTTACCCGCAGCCCAATGGGGTGAGAAAACTGGCGTGATGACTAATTCTGAAAGAACGGTGACTTTGTGTCAAGCTTTCCGCCAACCGCCCAGAGAAGCCAAAGCTGATTGGGAAATTTTCGCCGAGGTGGGGCGCAGGTTGGGTTTTGAGAAAGAATTTGCTTTTGCTAACTCCTCTCAAGTTTACGCGGAGTTTGTGCAATTGACAGGCGATCGCCTCTGCGATATGACTGGTATTAGTCACGAACAATTACAAATAGACGGACCGACTCAATGGCCTCATCCAAACCAGGGGAGTGGGGAATCTAAACGTCTTTATACAGATTTGCGTTTCCGTACGCCAGACGGGCGCGCCCGATTTGGGGCATATTATTCTAAAGGTTTAGCAGAACCACCCGATTCTAATTATCCTTTTGTGTTGACAACTGGGCGACTTTACGGACATTGGCACACGCAAACGCGCACGGGACACATTGAAAAAATCCGTAAAATGCACCCGGAACCGTTTATTGAAATTCATCCCCGTGATGCTGCTAGGCTAAATATTACAGACAATCAAATAGTGGAAGTGCGATCGCGTCGGGGTAAAACGAAATTTCCTGCTAAAATTACTAAAGCGATCGCACCAGGGACAGTATTTATCCCCATGCACTGGGGGGCTTTATGGGCAGATGATGCCGAAGCTAACACCCTTACCCATCCTGAATCTTGCCCCGATTCACTCCAACCAGAATTAAAAGCCTGTGCTGTACAGCTAGCCCCAGTCAACGCAGAGTTACTGGTTGGACAACATGAACTACAAGGATTACATTATTGA
- a CDS encoding CmpA/NrtA family ABC transporter substrate-binding protein: MTNFPRRQFIFTAGAAAAASILVHGCSSNNNSQSETTTPATNVSLSANAPQVETTKAKLGFIALTDSAPLIIAKEKGFFAKYGMTEVDVIKQNSWPVTRDNLAIGSGGGGIDGAHILSPMPYLMTINNIVPMYILARLNTNGQAISVAKKFKDANVKLESKALKEAASQAKSAQNALKFGMTFPGGTHDLWMRYWLAAGGINPDQDVVLSPVPPPQMVANMKVNTIDSFCVGEPWNAQLVNQDIGYSALVTGELWNDHPEKAFAMRQDWVDKNPNAAQAMLMAVIEAQQWCDKPENTEEMCKICSERKYFNVGVADIVERSKGNIDYGDGRTEKNFPYRMKFWADNASYPYKSHDIWFLTENIRWGYLPKDIKIQEIVNKVNKEDLWKQAAKAVNVPDSQIPTSSSRGIETFFDGVKFDPEKPQEYLNSLKIKKV; the protein is encoded by the coding sequence ATGACAAACTTTCCTAGAAGACAATTTATTTTCACCGCAGGTGCAGCAGCAGCAGCTTCGATTCTGGTTCATGGTTGTTCCAGCAATAATAATTCTCAATCAGAGACAACAACTCCTGCTACTAACGTCTCTTTATCTGCTAATGCACCACAAGTAGAAACAACCAAAGCCAAGTTAGGATTTATCGCCTTAACAGATTCTGCGCCCTTAATTATCGCTAAAGAAAAAGGCTTTTTTGCTAAATACGGCATGACTGAAGTCGATGTCATCAAGCAAAACTCCTGGCCTGTCACCCGCGATAACTTAGCAATTGGTTCAGGTGGTGGTGGTATTGATGGCGCGCACATCCTCAGCCCCATGCCTTACTTAATGACGATCAATAATATAGTGCCAATGTATATATTGGCACGATTAAACACCAACGGTCAGGCGATTTCTGTCGCCAAGAAATTTAAAGATGCCAATGTCAAATTAGAAAGCAAGGCATTGAAAGAAGCAGCATCTCAAGCCAAATCTGCACAAAACGCCTTGAAATTTGGTATGACCTTTCCTGGTGGTACACACGATTTATGGATGCGCTACTGGCTAGCGGCTGGCGGTATCAATCCAGACCAAGATGTGGTTTTATCACCCGTACCACCACCACAAATGGTAGCCAATATGAAAGTCAACACCATTGATTCTTTCTGTGTGGGAGAACCTTGGAACGCTCAATTAGTTAACCAAGACATTGGTTATTCAGCCTTAGTTACAGGCGAATTATGGAATGATCATCCAGAAAAAGCCTTTGCTATGCGCCAAGATTGGGTTGATAAAAATCCTAACGCTGCACAAGCAATGTTAATGGCAGTTATAGAAGCTCAACAATGGTGCGATAAGCCAGAAAACACCGAAGAAATGTGCAAAATCTGCTCAGAACGCAAATATTTTAACGTTGGAGTTGCCGATATTGTCGAAAGATCCAAAGGCAATATTGATTATGGTGATGGACGCACAGAAAAGAACTTCCCATATCGGATGAAATTCTGGGCAGATAATGCTTCATATCCCTATAAAAGTCATGATATTTGGTTCTTAACCGAAAATATTCGCTGGGGCTATTTACCAAAAGATATCAAGATTCAGGAAATTGTTAACAAGGTAAATAAAGAAGACTTGTGGAAGCAAGCAGCTAAAGCAGTTAATGTCCCAGATTCCCAAATTCCCACCAGTTCTTCTCGCGGCATAGAAACTTTCTTTGATGGAGTCAAATTTGACCCAGAGAAACCACAAGAATATTTAAATAGTTTGAAAATCAAAAAAGTTTAA
- a CDS encoding MFS transporter produces the protein MLRGLFSLNGRYRILHLTWFAFFLSFVVWFNFAPFQTAIKEALSLTEGQVRTIAICNVALTVPARIIIGMVLDKYGPRITYSILLMYAAIPCLAFALAQNFSQLVISRLALSIVGAGFVIGIRMVAEWFPPKEIGIAEGIYGGWGNFGSAAAAFTLPSLAAVTAFFTVGQLNWRLAIALTGIIAAIYGVIYFFNAQDTPSGKVYQRPSRHGGIEVTTKKSFWLLMLTNIPLVGILAVLAWRISKIGLLSPTQLFIVYLLLIALYLFQAYKCWDVNQELMIGKKQYAPKDRYQFSQVAILELTYFVNFGSELAVVSMLPAFFESTFSLSKVLAGMIAASYAFMNLVARPGGGWVSDTVGSRKWTMTILTGGMGIAYLVMSGVSSNWWLLIAIILTMTCSFFVQAGEGSTYAIVPLVKRRITGQIAGNVGAYGNVGAVAYLTLYSFLPAGDVGNKIFFQTLGVSALIVTFLCAFLLKEPQGSFAEHHEGDEPELIVEEFPAFTED, from the coding sequence ATGCTTAGAGGATTATTTTCATTAAACGGTCGTTACCGGATATTACATCTGACTTGGTTTGCTTTCTTTCTCTCATTTGTCGTCTGGTTTAACTTTGCACCGTTTCAAACAGCCATTAAAGAAGCGCTGAGTTTAACAGAAGGACAAGTTAGAACTATTGCTATTTGTAATGTTGCCCTCACCGTACCCGCCCGGATTATTATAGGTATGGTTCTAGACAAATATGGTCCACGAATTACTTACTCAATCTTGCTGATGTATGCGGCTATTCCCTGTCTGGCTTTTGCTTTAGCCCAAAACTTCAGTCAGTTGGTAATCAGTCGCTTGGCGCTCAGTATAGTCGGTGCTGGTTTTGTAATTGGGATTCGCATGGTTGCTGAATGGTTTCCTCCCAAAGAAATTGGCATTGCAGAGGGAATTTATGGTGGTTGGGGTAATTTTGGTTCAGCAGCTGCGGCTTTTACCCTTCCTTCACTAGCGGCGGTGACAGCTTTTTTTACTGTTGGACAACTTAACTGGCGACTTGCGATCGCATTAACTGGGATAATAGCTGCTATCTATGGAGTTATCTATTTTTTTAACGCTCAAGATACTCCCTCTGGCAAAGTTTATCAGCGCCCCTCTCGTCACGGCGGTATAGAAGTTACTACCAAGAAAAGTTTTTGGCTGTTGATGTTAACCAATATTCCCTTAGTTGGCATTTTAGCCGTATTGGCTTGGCGCATCTCTAAAATTGGTTTACTTTCTCCCACCCAGTTATTTATTGTCTACCTTTTGTTAATTGCTCTTTACCTCTTTCAAGCCTATAAGTGCTGGGATGTGAATCAAGAATTAATGATTGGTAAAAAACAATATGCACCTAAAGACCGTTATCAGTTTTCCCAAGTAGCAATTCTAGAACTAACTTATTTCGTCAACTTTGGTTCAGAACTAGCAGTTGTTTCCATGCTACCGGCGTTTTTTGAATCAACTTTTAGTCTCAGCAAAGTATTAGCAGGGATGATTGCTGCTAGTTACGCATTCATGAATTTAGTTGCACGTCCCGGCGGTGGTTGGGTTTCGGATACGGTAGGTAGTCGCAAATGGACTATGACGATACTCACTGGTGGTATGGGTATTGCTTATTTAGTGATGAGTGGTGTCAGTAGTAATTGGTGGTTACTCATAGCAATTATCCTGACGATGACTTGTTCATTTTTTGTCCAAGCTGGTGAAGGTTCTACTTATGCAATTGTACCTTTGGTGAAGCGGCGAATTACTGGACAAATTGCCGGGAATGTTGGTGCTTACGGCAATGTTGGCGCTGTGGCTTACTTGACTTTATACAGTTTTTTACCAGCAGGTGATGTTGGGAACAAAATATTTTTTCAGACTCTGGGTGTGAGTGCGTTAATTGTGACTTTCCTTTGTGCTTTTTTGCTGAAGGAACCTCAAGGTTCTTTTGCTGAACATCATGAGGGTGATGAACCAGAATTAATAGTAGAAGAATTTCCTGCTTTTACTGAGGATTAA
- a CDS encoding nitrate ABC transporter ATP-binding protein (This model describes the ATP binding subunits of ATP-binding cassette (ABC) transporters for nitrate transport, or for bicarbonate transport, in bacteria and archaea.), whose amino-acid sequence MQLVNKNTKVNQVLAQKKENFLVIDGVSKIYPTSQGPYTVIDGVDLKVREGEFVCLIGHSGCGKSTLLNMVSGFNTPTDGVVFLQDKPITEPGPDRMMVFQNYCLLPWLSVFDNVYLAVDSVFPKKSTAEKRAIVKEHLAMVGLTEAADKKPSQISGGMKQRVAIARALSIRPQVLILDEPFGALDAITKEELQEELLQIWQEHQVTVLMITHDIDEALFLADRLVMMTNGPAANIGEVLDIPFSRPRNRREIMEDPEYYKLRNHALDFLFSRCAHPED is encoded by the coding sequence ATGCAATTAGTAAACAAAAATACCAAAGTTAATCAAGTGCTAGCTCAGAAAAAAGAAAATTTTTTAGTAATTGATGGTGTTAGCAAAATTTACCCCACTTCTCAGGGGCCTTACACGGTAATTGATGGCGTTGACCTAAAAGTTCGTGAAGGTGAATTTGTTTGTCTTATTGGTCACTCTGGCTGTGGGAAATCAACACTTTTGAATATGGTTTCTGGGTTTAATACTCCTACTGATGGTGTTGTATTTCTACAAGATAAACCCATCACAGAACCAGGCCCTGACAGGATGATGGTTTTCCAAAATTACTGTTTACTGCCTTGGTTGAGTGTTTTTGATAATGTTTATTTGGCTGTTGATTCGGTGTTTCCCAAAAAATCCACGGCAGAAAAAAGAGCGATTGTTAAAGAACATTTAGCAATGGTGGGATTGACGGAAGCTGCTGATAAAAAACCTAGTCAAATTTCTGGCGGGATGAAGCAACGAGTTGCGATCGCACGCGCCCTTTCCATCCGTCCGCAAGTGCTAATTTTAGATGAACCTTTTGGGGCTTTAGATGCCATTACGAAGGAGGAATTACAAGAGGAATTATTGCAAATTTGGCAAGAACATCAAGTCACGGTTTTGATGATTACTCATGACATTGATGAAGCTCTATTCTTAGCTGACAGACTGGTAATGATGACCAACGGCCCAGCCGCTAACATCGGCGAAGTCTTAGATATTCCCTTCTCTCGTCCCCGCAATCGTCGCGAGATTATGGAAGATCCAGAATACTATAAACTGCGGAATCACGCTTTAGACTTCCTGTTTAGTCGATGCGCTCATCCTGAAGATTAA
- the ntrB gene encoding nitrate ABC transporter permease produces MTAIAASRFKSNKSVKAINKLFREKIVPPLVALAVFLVIWELLVLMPDFQLPGPIKTFNDTFDPFIIHPFFDNGESDKGLGWQILSSLERVALGFSLAAIVGIVVGILVGANRFIYNAVDPLFQVLRTVPPLAWLPISLAAFQQANPSAIFVIFITSIWPIIINTTVGVQQIPQDYVNVARVLRLRGVKYFVKIVFPATVPYIFTGLRIGIGLSWLAIVAAEMLVGGVGIGSFIWNAYNTSTDTNLSEIIIALIYVGVVGLLLDKMVEFIASKVVAEQK; encoded by the coding sequence ATGACAGCTATTGCAGCGAGTCGGTTTAAAAGCAATAAGTCCGTAAAAGCTATTAATAAATTATTTCGAGAAAAAATAGTCCCGCCATTAGTAGCATTAGCTGTTTTTCTCGTAATTTGGGAACTACTAGTTTTAATGCCCGATTTTCAGCTACCTGGACCAATAAAAACCTTTAACGATACTTTTGATCCTTTTATCATTCATCCATTTTTTGACAATGGCGAAAGTGATAAAGGTTTAGGATGGCAAATACTCAGTAGCTTAGAACGGGTGGCTTTGGGCTTTTCTCTAGCAGCCATTGTGGGCATAGTCGTGGGGATTTTAGTTGGTGCTAATCGATTTATTTATAATGCTGTAGACCCTCTGTTTCAAGTTTTGCGAACTGTACCGCCTCTAGCATGGCTACCAATTTCACTAGCAGCATTTCAACAGGCTAATCCTTCTGCTATTTTCGTAATTTTCATCACCTCTATTTGGCCGATTATTATTAACACCACAGTAGGTGTGCAACAAATTCCGCAGGACTATGTAAATGTGGCGAGAGTTTTACGGCTCAGAGGAGTAAAGTATTTTGTGAAAATTGTTTTTCCTGCGACGGTTCCTTATATATTCACAGGGTTACGAATTGGTATTGGTTTATCTTGGTTAGCGATTGTCGCCGCAGAAATGTTAGTTGGTGGTGTGGGAATTGGTTCATTTATTTGGAATGCTTATAACACGAGTACGGACACTAATTTGAGTGAAATTATCATTGCACTAATATATGTCGGTGTGGTGGGTTTGCTGCTAGATAAGATGGTTGAATTTATCGCTAGTAAAGTTGTGGCGGAACAAAAGTAG